Proteins from a single region of Geothrix sp. PMB-07:
- a CDS encoding AraC family transcriptional regulator produces the protein MSDSETKNLLTYTSGPLRLAVLKRDPVPSKLLPARDAWTLLQPTHAVRVCTGEDREEGVIRSGDLALLLPGFGHTLKRHHANTPFGFTALFMEGPFPEPLLSSLQHPPRKWQESSFAVLRSLSLKQLFSIFSQELANPDGVQLMTRELFLILLGAELSRLTEKEDRGRFPYRLNRSTLQLVLDHMEVHLGAKNSVPELATMARCTPDHFIRLFREATSTTPHQYLIERRLQRAVTLLANGERPSDVAKILGFYDASAFTRAFKRRFGVPPSEYAQEAYDRQFPKKS, from the coding sequence ATGAGCGATTCTGAAACCAAAAACCTCCTAACCTACACCAGCGGACCGCTCCGCTTAGCCGTGCTGAAGCGCGACCCCGTCCCCAGCAAACTGCTGCCTGCCCGGGACGCCTGGACGCTGCTGCAGCCCACCCACGCCGTTCGCGTGTGCACGGGCGAAGACCGCGAAGAGGGCGTCATCCGCTCCGGCGATCTGGCCCTGTTGCTGCCGGGCTTCGGCCACACCCTGAAGCGGCATCACGCCAACACGCCCTTCGGGTTCACCGCGCTGTTCATGGAAGGCCCATTCCCGGAGCCGCTGCTCTCCTCGCTGCAGCACCCGCCCCGCAAGTGGCAGGAATCCAGCTTCGCCGTGCTGCGCAGCCTCAGCCTCAAGCAGCTCTTCAGCATCTTCAGCCAGGAGCTGGCGAACCCTGATGGTGTGCAGCTCATGACCCGTGAGCTGTTCCTCATCCTGCTGGGCGCGGAGCTGTCCCGCCTCACCGAGAAGGAAGACCGCGGTCGCTTCCCCTACCGCCTGAACCGCTCCACCCTGCAGCTGGTGCTGGATCACATGGAAGTGCACCTGGGCGCCAAGAACAGCGTGCCCGAGCTGGCCACCATGGCCCGCTGTACGCCCGACCACTTCATCCGCCTCTTCCGCGAGGCCACCAGCACCACGCCCCACCAGTACCTCATCGAGCGGCGCCTGCAGCGCGCCGTCACGCTGCTGGCCAACGGTGAGCGGCCCAGCGATGTGGCGAAGATCCTCGGCTTCTACGATGCGAGCGCCTTCACCCGCGCCTTCAAGCGCCGCTTCGGCGTGCCCCCCAGCGAGTACGCGCAGGAAGCCTACGACCGGCAGTTCCCCAAGAAATCCTGA
- the purQ gene encoding phosphoribosylformylglycinamidine synthase subunit PurQ: MRVAVPVFPGSNCDHDALHACGTVMGWEAIPVWHQEARLPENTELVVVPGGFSYGDYLRCGAIAALAPIMADVKRHAENGGLVLGVCNGFQILCEAQLLPGALLRNESLRFIHKDVHLRVERADLPFTRAMKPGAVFQVPIAHAEGNFTIDPADLADLEARGGVAFRYCSPAGELGEAHVPNGAMNGIAGIVNIRGNVLGMMPHPERAVDPKLGPTGGLGVFQSLAETFATV; the protein is encoded by the coding sequence ATGCGGGTGGCTGTGCCGGTCTTCCCCGGCTCCAACTGCGACCATGACGCCCTGCATGCCTGCGGCACGGTGATGGGCTGGGAGGCGATTCCCGTCTGGCATCAGGAAGCGCGGCTGCCTGAGAACACCGAACTGGTCGTCGTGCCCGGCGGTTTCAGCTACGGCGACTACCTGCGCTGCGGCGCCATCGCGGCCCTGGCGCCCATCATGGCCGACGTGAAGCGCCATGCCGAAAATGGCGGCCTGGTGCTGGGGGTCTGCAATGGCTTCCAGATCCTCTGCGAAGCCCAGCTGCTGCCCGGCGCCCTGCTGCGCAATGAATCCCTGCGCTTCATCCACAAGGACGTGCATCTGCGCGTCGAGCGGGCCGACCTGCCCTTCACCCGCGCCATGAAACCCGGCGCCGTGTTTCAGGTGCCCATCGCCCATGCCGAGGGCAATTTCACCATTGACCCGGCTGACTTGGCCGATCTGGAAGCCCGGGGCGGCGTCGCCTTCCGCTACTGTTCACCGGCGGGCGAACTCGGCGAAGCCCATGTGCCCAACGGCGCCATGAACGGCATCGCGGGCATCGTGAATATCCGGGGCAACGTGCTGGGGATGATGCCCCACCCCGAGCGGGCCGTGGACCCCAAACTGGGCCCCACGGGCGGTCTGGGCGTATTTCAGAGTCTTGCCGAAACCTTCGCCACGGTCTGA
- the purS gene encoding phosphoribosylformylglycinamidine synthase subunit PurS: MKVRVSVQLKPGILDPQGKAVEHGLHDFGFAVDHVRIGRLIEMDVPGTDPAEVKAKALAMCEKLLVNPVMEKASIEVV; encoded by the coding sequence ATGAAGGTGCGTGTGTCGGTGCAGTTGAAGCCCGGGATCCTGGATCCCCAGGGTAAGGCGGTGGAACATGGCCTCCACGATTTCGGATTTGCCGTGGACCACGTCCGCATCGGGCGCCTCATTGAGATGGACGTACCGGGCACCGATCCGGCCGAAGTGAAGGCCAAGGCCCTGGCCATGTGCGAGAAGCTGCTGGTCAATCCCGTGATGGAGAAGGCCTCCATCGAGGTGGTGTGA
- a CDS encoding response regulator yields the protein MFHEKLRSIRQQQRISLDKLSLLAGVNRATIYRIEMAAVSPRVDTLEAICKALGVSIIDLFMEWPAAVNDPKNEVYPSSDFETRSKGGVTLNVSPFPAGLGQRPRAPKGGKRGSRGRQVAWVHVNEAVAELIHIRNAADFATRPIQFEPAPFLPLIPQRDPNLHRVLESTLDCFSANLGLLRSNPCLRVNLVSPEPAWETRGEGPTAVPEHGISIDWTCALDRKGLASIEEALAASLPREEAGQESSIRVSWAVEPPGLAEVAAEAVGSATVRIRMACQLQPHTPTREECMGQRETHAATILVVEDDQMLRQCMVEYLGLIGHPSLEASNGIEAVEMVRRHGLSLGLVFMDIDMPLMTGLEAIQEIEGEFPLSRIVVMSGADPDLSEIRSGMNALQGFIHKPFSLKEIFSVIARLEAKPMAC from the coding sequence ATGTTTCACGAAAAATTAAGATCGATACGCCAGCAACAGCGAATTTCGCTTGATAAGCTGTCATTGCTTGCGGGGGTGAACCGGGCCACCATCTATCGTATTGAGATGGCTGCTGTTTCTCCCCGTGTTGACACGCTAGAGGCCATCTGCAAGGCCCTAGGTGTATCGATTATTGACCTGTTTATGGAATGGCCTGCCGCGGTCAATGATCCAAAAAATGAGGTTTATCCATCCAGCGACTTTGAAACCCGATCCAAGGGAGGAGTGACCCTCAATGTTTCGCCTTTCCCAGCTGGGTTGGGCCAGCGGCCGAGGGCCCCGAAGGGCGGGAAACGCGGCTCCAGGGGACGGCAGGTGGCGTGGGTGCATGTGAATGAGGCGGTTGCGGAACTGATCCACATCCGCAATGCAGCTGACTTCGCCACGCGGCCCATTCAGTTTGAACCCGCGCCTTTTCTGCCACTCATTCCGCAGAGAGATCCGAACCTGCACCGCGTGCTCGAATCCACCCTGGATTGCTTTTCGGCGAACCTGGGCCTCCTGCGCTCGAATCCCTGCCTGCGTGTGAACCTGGTGTCGCCGGAACCCGCTTGGGAAACGAGGGGGGAAGGGCCCACGGCCGTTCCGGAGCACGGCATCTCCATTGACTGGACCTGCGCTCTGGACCGCAAGGGATTGGCCTCCATCGAAGAGGCCCTGGCCGCATCCCTGCCCCGTGAGGAGGCCGGCCAGGAGTCTTCGATCCGGGTGTCCTGGGCGGTGGAGCCGCCCGGCCTTGCGGAGGTTGCGGCTGAGGCGGTCGGGAGCGCGACAGTGAGAATCCGGATGGCTTGTCAGCTGCAGCCGCACACCCCAACACGGGAGGAATGCATGGGCCAAAGAGAAACACACGCCGCCACGATTCTGGTCGTCGAGGACGATCAGATGCTCCGCCAGTGCATGGTTGAATACCTGGGGCTGATCGGCCACCCCTCCCTGGAAGCCTCCAACGGGATCGAGGCGGTGGAGATGGTGAGGCGCCACGGGCTTTCGCTCGGCCTGGTCTTCATGGATATCGACATGCCGCTGATGACCGGGCTCGAGGCCATCCAGGAGATCGAAGGTGAGTTCCCGCTTTCGCGCATCGTGGTGATGTCGGGGGCAGACCCCGATCTAAGCGAGATCCGGAGTGGGATGAACGCCTTGCAGGGTTTCATCCATAAGCCGTTCTCGCTCAAAGAAATCTTCAGCGTGATCGCCCGGCTCGAAGCCAAACCCATGGCCTGTTGA
- a CDS encoding MGMT family protein, which translates to MPRAKAQPSDESPEKDFRALVLAVVRRIPKGKLASYGQVAALAGFPRRPRQVGMVLSGLPEGTKLPWHRVVNTRGYVPSRGRWWGAFEQIGRLRDEGIDVDDLGNLDLEAHRWNPR; encoded by the coding sequence ATGCCCCGGGCAAAGGCACAGCCGTCCGACGAATCTCCTGAAAAGGATTTCCGCGCCCTCGTGCTGGCCGTGGTGCGACGGATTCCGAAGGGCAAGCTGGCCTCCTATGGCCAAGTGGCGGCCCTGGCGGGATTCCCGCGGCGGCCCCGCCAGGTGGGCATGGTGCTGTCGGGCCTGCCGGAGGGCACCAAGCTGCCCTGGCACCGGGTGGTCAACACCCGCGGCTACGTGCCCAGCCGTGGGCGCTGGTGGGGCGCTTTCGAACAGATCGGACGACTGCGTGACGAGGGCATCGACGTGGATGACCTGGGCAACCTTGATTTGGAGGCCCACCGCTGGAACCCCCGATAG
- a CDS encoding DUF2203 domain-containing protein: MGRIFTLDEARALMPQVKATTEPVYTLAASLAEELSQAEEANDDDRAEALRERLQVLVQSWQQSMQDLEAEVKGLWLVDFDSGDGYWCWAYPEGELGHWHSYEGGFGSRVPAHQRPGVQA; this comes from the coding sequence ATGGGCCGCATTTTCACCCTGGATGAAGCGAGGGCCCTCATGCCCCAGGTGAAGGCCACCACGGAACCCGTCTACACCCTGGCAGCCAGCCTGGCGGAGGAATTGAGTCAGGCCGAAGAAGCCAACGACGATGACCGCGCCGAGGCTCTCCGGGAGCGCCTGCAGGTCCTGGTGCAAAGCTGGCAGCAGAGCATGCAGGATCTCGAGGCCGAAGTGAAGGGCCTCTGGCTGGTGGATTTCGATTCCGGTGATGGCTACTGGTGCTGGGCCTACCCCGAGGGCGAACTGGGGCACTGGCACAGTTACGAAGGCGGCTTCGGCTCTCGCGTGCCGGCCCATCAACGCCCGGGCGTGCAGGCCTAA
- the lpxB gene encoding lipid-A-disaccharide synthase — MSRTQTLLVIAGEDSGDLHGAELLRELKRRRPDLRIIGVGGPRMTPYLDRKLADVKDLAVVGFIEVIKHLPRLNRLFKQILAASHEEAIAGALLIDYPGFNLRLAKALRKQMPSVKLHQYVCPQVWAWKKGRIPDLGRTLDTLYCLFDFEPELFRGYPVDAQFVGHPLVEVVKPECDRAAFFAETGLDPLRPLVALLPGSRKGEIQRLLPPMADLARRWRQEQPEVQWVLPVAPTLDPAFVRAYLGDAPILLVQDRTYAARAHANAALVASGTATLETALLGTPFAIVYRLNALTYQLARRIVKVPHFGLANVVAGREVARELLQDDVSAERLGQELRRLLDPDVACKVRAELAEVRGHLGDPGAAGRVAEDLLKKL; from the coding sequence ATGAGCCGGACCCAAACCCTTCTGGTGATCGCGGGCGAGGATTCGGGAGATTTGCATGGCGCCGAGTTGCTGCGTGAGCTGAAACGGCGACGGCCGGACCTGCGCATCATCGGCGTCGGCGGCCCCCGCATGACGCCCTACCTGGATCGCAAGCTGGCGGATGTGAAGGATCTCGCGGTGGTGGGGTTCATCGAGGTCATCAAGCATCTGCCGCGGCTGAACCGGCTCTTCAAGCAGATTCTGGCGGCGTCGCATGAAGAGGCCATCGCAGGCGCCCTGCTCATCGACTATCCGGGATTCAACTTGCGGCTGGCCAAGGCCCTGCGCAAGCAGATGCCCTCGGTGAAGCTGCACCAATACGTCTGCCCGCAGGTGTGGGCCTGGAAGAAAGGCCGCATCCCGGATTTGGGCCGCACCCTGGACACCCTCTACTGCCTGTTCGATTTCGAGCCGGAGTTGTTCCGGGGCTATCCCGTGGACGCGCAGTTCGTGGGGCATCCCCTGGTGGAGGTGGTGAAACCTGAATGTGACCGCGCCGCTTTCTTTGCGGAGACGGGCCTGGATCCCCTTCGGCCGCTGGTGGCTCTGCTGCCGGGCAGCCGCAAAGGGGAGATCCAGCGGTTGCTGCCGCCCATGGCCGACCTGGCCCGGCGCTGGCGGCAGGAGCAGCCTGAGGTGCAGTGGGTGCTGCCCGTGGCCCCCACGCTGGACCCAGCCTTTGTGCGGGCGTATCTGGGCGATGCCCCCATCCTGCTGGTGCAGGATCGCACTTACGCCGCACGGGCCCATGCGAACGCTGCGCTCGTGGCCTCGGGAACGGCCACCCTGGAGACGGCGCTGCTGGGCACGCCCTTCGCCATCGTCTACCGCCTTAACGCCCTCACCTACCAGCTGGCCCGCCGCATCGTGAAGGTTCCCCACTTCGGCCTCGCCAATGTGGTGGCTGGCCGCGAGGTGGCCCGCGAACTGCTGCAGGATGACGTTTCGGCCGAACGGCTTGGGCAAGAGCTTCGTCGGCTGCTGGACCCGGATGTGGCCTGCAAGGTCCGGGCGGAGCTGGCTGAGGTGCGCGGTCACTTGGGCGATCCGGGCGCCGCCGGCCGGGTGGCGGAAGACCTCCTAAAAAAACTCTGA
- a CDS encoding cell envelope integrity protein TolA: MSQDLQAFLRSRSHLGELRWGPGLALSLGLHLALGAAFFWPRGSGTDKAEDVKVTWVNLPAAQAGASGGSEAMEVGKSGERLRRVEEVAPVRDTSPSATAPDPFALKTTKAAAKGDNKDAASQGTGTTAAKGKTAATNPVAGAVGTGNGAAFGAGSGIPGLNPTSGVQGGLGLVGGVDGDFPFTWYLQQVQARITSNWNRVSSTQGRVQIYFRIAKDGGLDRVRVEIPSGNAAMDESARMAVLRSAPLQRLPEGFEGQYLGVRFWFTYLGN, translated from the coding sequence ATGAGCCAGGATCTTCAAGCCTTCCTCCGCAGCCGCTCCCATCTGGGTGAGCTGCGCTGGGGCCCGGGATTGGCCCTGAGCCTGGGCCTGCACCTGGCCCTGGGCGCAGCGTTCTTCTGGCCACGGGGCAGCGGGACGGACAAGGCCGAGGATGTGAAAGTCACCTGGGTGAACCTCCCCGCGGCTCAGGCCGGAGCCTCCGGCGGGTCCGAGGCCATGGAAGTCGGCAAGTCCGGTGAGCGCCTTCGCCGCGTGGAGGAGGTTGCCCCGGTGCGGGACACTTCGCCCTCGGCCACGGCCCCAGATCCCTTCGCCCTCAAGACCACCAAGGCCGCCGCCAAGGGCGACAACAAGGATGCCGCCAGCCAGGGCACCGGCACCACCGCCGCCAAGGGCAAGACCGCGGCAACCAACCCCGTGGCCGGGGCCGTGGGCACGGGCAATGGCGCCGCCTTCGGCGCAGGCAGCGGCATTCCGGGCCTCAATCCCACCTCCGGCGTTCAGGGCGGACTGGGCCTCGTGGGAGGCGTGGATGGCGACTTCCCCTTCACCTGGTACCTGCAGCAGGTGCAGGCCCGCATCACCAGCAACTGGAACCGGGTGTCGAGCACCCAGGGCCGGGTGCAGATTTACTTCCGCATCGCCAAGGACGGCGGCCTCGACCGGGTGCGCGTGGAGATCCCCAGCGGCAACGCCGCCATGGATGAAAGCGCCCGCATGGCCGTGCTGCGCTCCGCCCCCCTGCAACGCCTTCCGGAAGGTTTCGAAGGACAATACCTGGGCGTGCGCTTCTGGTTCACCTACCTGGGAAACTGA
- a CDS encoding biopolymer transporter ExbD, whose translation MAFTPGSRRGAMADINMTPLIDVMLVLLIIFMIAAPMMTTGVEVKLPESRTGRNLESEALTVSITFDGRLQFGQSFLALPVLANQLKAKAQADGKRPVLVRADHNVPYGRVIQVVDAIREAGFTQVGFVTAAAPAAPPSETK comes from the coding sequence ATGGCCTTCACACCCGGTTCCAGGCGCGGCGCCATGGCCGACATCAACATGACACCGCTCATCGACGTGATGCTGGTGCTGTTGATCATCTTCATGATCGCGGCCCCCATGATGACCACCGGCGTGGAAGTGAAGCTGCCCGAAAGCCGGACCGGCCGGAACCTGGAGAGCGAGGCCCTCACGGTGTCCATCACCTTTGACGGCCGGCTTCAGTTCGGCCAGAGCTTCCTGGCCCTGCCCGTCCTCGCCAACCAGCTGAAGGCCAAGGCCCAGGCCGATGGCAAGCGGCCCGTGCTGGTACGGGCCGATCACAACGTTCCCTACGGCCGCGTGATCCAGGTGGTGGATGCCATCCGCGAAGCGGGCTTCACCCAGGTGGGCTTCGTCACCGCCGCCGCGCCCGCCGCGCCGCCTTCCGAAACGAAATGA
- a CDS encoding bifunctional diguanylate cyclase/phosphodiesterase, whose protein sequence is MEEPLHPSEGSKRLVVAIDDDPIILRAVEHTLEADGFICRTARDGTNGLQLIRDLRPDLVLLDVVLVGEDGFGICSEIRKTWSKEDLPVVMLTSMEDLASIQRAYQVGASDFLTKPLHWKHLPYRLRHVLRANEAFAALQERTRTLNSLFAAHPDPIFTLTAKGVVTLVHSGIQGESNTSRPPLGQIDELLPDHLAVLAMQHCQEALANPAEMRCLEFADPFQEEPRFWEGRFIACAEDKVLVMLRDITERKVFEQRIRHMAYHDALTGLWNRYALSSTLERLFIDLARSETSPYPKAAALLYLDLDNFKRINDTLGHALGDDLLKEVAARISGVLRPSDLLARADNSDGESVARIGGDEFCLILSQITTPTDAARVATRILDVLRQPISLEGHQLVVTPSIGIALMPQDGRDADTVLKNADRAMYAAKEAGRNRFQFFDPSMSSRLQERFRLEEGMRHGLAHGAFHVHFQPQIDARSGEILGMEALLRWDDPEMGSIAPAKFIPVAEETGLIVELGEYVFREALRFTRSLQEEGLPPIRVAVNLSSVQMLDPQLMERLELCIAFSGADPRCLEVEVTESVLLESSDRAIATLQRMKELGITLALDDFGTGYSSLSYLHQYPFDILKIDQSFVQSLTNASQSRSLATAIIAMGQSLGMELIAEGVEHADQAKFLLDRGCHRAQGFLYGHPMSPGDFRTFYWNRMGKRDPEQE, encoded by the coding sequence ATGGAGGAACCCCTCCATCCTTCCGAAGGGTCCAAGCGGTTGGTGGTCGCCATTGATGATGACCCGATCATTCTGCGCGCCGTCGAGCACACCCTCGAAGCCGACGGCTTCATCTGCCGCACCGCGCGCGATGGGACAAACGGCCTTCAACTCATCCGCGACCTCCGGCCGGACTTGGTGCTGCTCGACGTGGTACTGGTCGGCGAAGATGGCTTCGGCATCTGCAGTGAAATCCGGAAGACCTGGTCCAAGGAAGACCTGCCCGTGGTGATGCTCACCAGCATGGAGGATCTGGCTTCCATCCAGAGGGCCTACCAGGTGGGCGCCAGCGATTTCCTCACCAAGCCCCTGCATTGGAAGCATCTGCCCTATCGGCTGAGACACGTCCTGCGTGCCAACGAAGCCTTTGCTGCCCTGCAGGAGCGCACCCGAACCCTGAACTCCCTCTTTGCGGCCCATCCCGATCCCATCTTCACGCTCACGGCGAAGGGTGTGGTCACCCTGGTTCATTCCGGCATCCAGGGTGAGAGCAACACGAGCCGACCGCCGCTGGGCCAGATCGACGAATTGCTGCCAGACCATCTGGCCGTCTTGGCGATGCAGCATTGCCAGGAGGCCCTGGCGAATCCCGCGGAGATGCGCTGCCTGGAATTTGCAGATCCCTTCCAGGAGGAGCCCAGGTTCTGGGAGGGCCGCTTCATCGCCTGCGCCGAGGACAAAGTGCTGGTGATGCTCCGCGACATCACCGAGCGGAAAGTCTTCGAGCAGCGCATCCGGCACATGGCCTATCACGACGCCCTCACGGGCCTGTGGAACCGCTACGCCCTGAGCTCCACCCTGGAGCGGCTCTTCATCGACCTCGCCCGCAGCGAGACGTCGCCCTATCCCAAGGCAGCCGCCCTGCTCTACCTCGACCTGGATAATTTCAAGCGGATCAACGACACCCTTGGCCATGCCCTGGGCGACGATCTGCTCAAGGAAGTGGCCGCCCGGATCTCCGGCGTCCTGCGCCCCTCAGACTTGCTGGCCCGCGCCGACAACAGCGATGGCGAATCCGTGGCCCGCATCGGGGGCGACGAATTCTGCCTGATCCTCAGCCAGATCACCACTCCCACGGATGCCGCCCGGGTGGCCACCCGCATCCTCGACGTGCTGCGCCAGCCCATCTCGCTGGAAGGCCATCAGCTGGTGGTGACGCCCAGCATCGGCATCGCCCTCATGCCCCAGGATGGCCGGGACGCCGACACCGTCCTCAAGAACGCGGACCGCGCCATGTATGCCGCCAAAGAGGCGGGCCGGAACCGTTTCCAGTTCTTCGATCCCTCCATGAGCTCTCGCCTGCAGGAGCGTTTCCGACTGGAGGAGGGCATGCGCCACGGTCTGGCCCATGGCGCCTTCCACGTGCACTTCCAGCCCCAGATCGACGCACGCTCTGGCGAGATTCTCGGCATGGAGGCCCTGCTCCGTTGGGATGACCCGGAGATGGGCTCCATCGCCCCAGCCAAATTCATCCCCGTGGCGGAAGAAACGGGCCTGATCGTGGAGCTGGGCGAATACGTCTTCCGGGAAGCGCTGCGCTTCACCCGGAGCCTCCAAGAGGAAGGGCTGCCGCCCATCCGCGTGGCGGTGAACCTGAGCAGCGTCCAGATGCTGGATCCCCAGCTCATGGAGCGTCTCGAACTGTGCATCGCCTTCAGCGGCGCCGATCCCCGCTGCCTCGAAGTGGAGGTCACGGAGAGCGTCCTCCTGGAAAGCTCCGACCGGGCCATCGCCACCCTGCAACGCATGAAGGAACTGGGCATCACCCTCGCGCTGGACGATTTCGGAACAGGCTACAGCTCCCTCAGCTACCTGCACCAGTACCCCTTCGACATCCTCAAGATCGATCAATCCTTCGTGCAGTCGCTCACCAACGCCTCCCAGAGCCGCAGCCTCGCCACCGCCATCATCGCCATGGGCCAGAGCCTCGGCATGGAACTCATCGCCGAGGGCGTGGAGCACGCCGATCAGGCCAAGTTCCTGCTGGACCGCGGCTGCCACCGCGCCCAGGGTTTCCTCTACGGACACCCCATGAGCCCCGGAGATTTCCGCACCTTCTACTGGAACCGCATGGGCAAGAGAGATCCGGAGCAGGAGTAG
- a CDS encoding sorbosone dehydrogenase family protein, which produces MQNWIPILLLTCLLACGSGSKQSTPAPTPPPVTPPTGGSFHVAALVTGLAQPTALALVPDGRIFICEQGGALRVIKGGALLATPFVTVPTSIAGERGLLGVSVDPQFVQNGYVYVYYTAATPTTHNRLSRFVAAGDVAQAGSETILLELDDLSSANNHNGGALHFGPDGKLYVGVGENANGANAQSFNNLLGKLLRLNPDGSVPADNPFLSQTTGKNRLIWAMGLRNPYTFAFQPGTGRLFINDVGQNTWEEVNVGRAGANYGWPGTEGLTTDPAYASPLYAYPHSGGTVNGCSIVGADFYDPTTPAFPAAFLHQYLFMDYCGGWLRTMDPSTGTVSDWLTGFSSPVDLRVASDGSVLVLCRGGGGALQRVTYTNP; this is translated from the coding sequence ATGCAGAACTGGATACCCATCCTGCTATTGACCTGCCTGCTGGCCTGCGGATCGGGAAGCAAGCAAAGCACACCCGCCCCAACACCGCCTCCGGTGACACCTCCCACGGGAGGGTCCTTCCACGTGGCTGCGCTGGTGACGGGGCTCGCCCAGCCGACGGCCCTGGCCCTGGTGCCCGATGGCCGCATCTTCATCTGCGAACAGGGTGGTGCGCTCCGCGTGATCAAGGGGGGCGCCTTGCTCGCCACACCCTTCGTCACCGTGCCCACCAGCATCGCCGGAGAACGCGGACTGCTCGGCGTCTCCGTGGATCCCCAATTCGTGCAGAACGGCTACGTCTACGTCTATTACACAGCCGCCACCCCGACCACCCACAACCGCCTCAGCCGCTTCGTGGCCGCGGGGGACGTGGCCCAGGCAGGCAGTGAAACCATCCTCCTCGAACTGGATGACCTGAGCTCAGCCAACAACCACAACGGCGGCGCACTCCATTTCGGGCCCGACGGAAAGCTCTACGTGGGCGTAGGCGAGAATGCCAACGGCGCCAACGCCCAGAGCTTCAACAACCTCCTGGGCAAGCTGCTCCGCCTCAACCCCGATGGCAGTGTTCCCGCCGACAATCCCTTCCTGAGCCAGACCACGGGCAAGAACCGGCTCATCTGGGCCATGGGCCTGCGCAACCCCTACACCTTCGCCTTCCAGCCCGGCACCGGGCGCCTGTTCATCAACGATGTGGGCCAGAACACCTGGGAGGAGGTTAACGTCGGCCGCGCCGGCGCCAACTACGGCTGGCCCGGAACGGAAGGGCTCACCACGGATCCCGCCTACGCGTCGCCCCTCTATGCCTACCCCCACAGCGGCGGCACGGTGAATGGGTGCTCCATCGTGGGTGCGGACTTCTACGATCCCACCACCCCCGCCTTCCCGGCCGCCTTTCTCCACCAGTATCTGTTCATGGACTACTGCGGGGGCTGGCTCCGCACCATGGATCCCAGCACGGGAACCGTCAGCGACTGGCTCACCGGGTTCTCCAGCCCGGTGGATCTGCGCGTGGCTTCGGATGGCTCGGTCCTGGTGCTCTGCCGGGGGGGCGGGGGCGCCCTGCAGCGGGTGACCTACACCAACCCTTGA
- a CDS encoding MBL fold metallo-hydrolase, whose translation MQFGHWDVQIVSGGTFRLDGGAMFGSVPKVVWNKVYPADEDNQIPMATNCLLIRGEVDCKRHVILVDNGNGDKESDDFMARFKFEGRGVLDASLARHGVKPADITLCILTHLHFDHAGGSTRFDAEGRVVPSFPNARYLVQARDLADAKAPHLRVKASYLPPTWEPLEAAGLLDTVAGAAEVLPGISVRPAPGHIEGLQNVVVEGGGRRLVYLADLIPTARHIQPAWCMGYDLDVVTCVNERQKLLDEVTGSGTICIFEHDPDIPAGTVSRDAKGKYLVTPVQV comes from the coding sequence ATGCAATTCGGTCACTGGGATGTGCAGATCGTCAGCGGTGGCACCTTCCGGCTGGATGGCGGCGCCATGTTCGGCTCGGTGCCGAAGGTGGTGTGGAACAAGGTCTACCCCGCCGATGAGGACAACCAGATCCCCATGGCCACCAACTGCCTGTTGATCCGTGGCGAGGTGGACTGCAAACGCCACGTCATCCTGGTCGACAACGGCAACGGCGACAAGGAGAGTGACGACTTCATGGCCCGCTTCAAGTTCGAGGGCCGGGGCGTGCTGGATGCCAGCCTCGCCAGGCATGGCGTGAAACCCGCCGACATCACCCTCTGCATCCTCACCCACCTGCACTTCGATCATGCGGGCGGCAGCACCCGCTTCGATGCGGAGGGGCGGGTGGTCCCCAGCTTTCCCAACGCCCGCTACCTGGTGCAAGCTCGGGATCTGGCCGATGCCAAGGCCCCACACCTGCGGGTCAAGGCCAGCTACCTGCCGCCGACCTGGGAGCCTCTGGAGGCTGCGGGCCTCCTGGACACCGTGGCGGGCGCGGCGGAGGTTCTGCCCGGCATCTCCGTGCGGCCTGCCCCGGGGCACATTGAAGGTCTGCAGAACGTGGTCGTGGAGGGTGGCGGCCGTCGCCTCGTCTACCTGGCCGACCTCATTCCCACCGCGCGCCACATCCAGCCCGCCTGGTGCATGGGCTATGACCTGGACGTGGTCACCTGCGTGAACGAGCGCCAGAAACTGCTGGATGAAGTCACGGGCAGCGGCACCATCTGCATCTTCGAGCACGATCCCGACATTCCCGCGGGCACCGTCAGCCGCGACGCCAAAGGGAAGTACCTGGTGACCCCAGTCCAAGTCTGA